From a region of the Pontixanthobacter gangjinensis genome:
- a CDS encoding DUF2141 domain-containing protein: MSTSLNSTAIKLGLIAMMLGSAAIAAPAYAQYRQKITNDLSKCSPSSSSAVKVTVRGIEASTGKIRVQAYKGIKADWLVSGRWLSRIEASAISGTMTFCIPVSGPGTYGIAVRHDKNGNGKTDLSKDGGGMSNNPSINIWNLGKPSYTKTRFSVGEGVKAITIDMKYM; the protein is encoded by the coding sequence ATGAGCACATCTTTGAATTCGACCGCCATCAAGCTGGGGCTGATTGCTATGATGCTCGGCAGCGCCGCTATTGCGGCGCCTGCGTACGCCCAATATCGTCAGAAAATCACCAATGATTTATCGAAATGCTCCCCCTCGTCCAGTTCAGCAGTGAAGGTGACTGTGCGAGGCATTGAAGCATCCACCGGCAAAATCCGCGTGCAAGCCTATAAGGGTATCAAAGCTGATTGGCTCGTATCGGGCCGCTGGCTGAGCCGGATCGAGGCCTCCGCAATATCCGGAACGATGACTTTTTGTATTCCCGTATCCGGCCCCGGAACCTACGGTATTGCCGTGCGCCACGACAAGAACGGCAATGGCAAAACCGATCTTTCCAAGGATGGCGGCGGCATGTCGAACAATCCCAGCATCAATATCTGGAACCTTGGGAAGCCGAGCTACACCAAAACACGCTTTAGTGTCGGTGAAGGCGTCAAAGCGATCACGATCGACATGAAATATATGTGA
- a CDS encoding PqqD family protein, whose amino-acid sequence MTIICKALSDLIETDVDDETIIVSLASGQMFSVKGTGRAIWKLIDGEREAEGIAEELGSIYHKDAASIQPDMDRFLTEITEAGLISKR is encoded by the coding sequence ATGACCATAATATGTAAAGCCTTGTCAGATCTAATCGAAACCGATGTCGATGATGAAACAATCATCGTATCGCTTGCAAGCGGCCAGATGTTCTCCGTAAAAGGTACCGGCCGCGCGATTTGGAAGTTAATTGACGGTGAGCGCGAAGCGGAAGGCATCGCGGAGGAGCTGGGCAGCATTTATCACAAGGATGCAGCCAGCATTCAGCCCGATATGGACAGGTTTCTAACCGAGATTACGGAAGCCGGATTGATCAGCAAGCGGTAA
- the rpe gene encoding ribulose-phosphate 3-epimerase, whose protein sequence is MAPPLISPSILSADFARLGEEVRAIDEAGCDWIHVDVMDGHYVPNITIGPAVVKALRPHTKKIFDVHLMISPVDSYLEEFAAAGADIITVHPEAGAHTHRTVQAIQALGKKAGVSLNPGTPEAALQYLIDDIDLVLVMSVNPGFGGQSFIASQLRKIEAIRKMIDATGRDIHLEVDGGVNAETARQCVDAGADVLVAGSATFKGGPAQYAANIAALKGEG, encoded by the coding sequence ATGGCTCCACCGCTGATCTCCCCATCCATCCTGTCGGCCGATTTTGCTCGCCTGGGCGAAGAGGTGCGCGCAATCGATGAAGCTGGTTGTGACTGGATTCATGTCGATGTGATGGACGGCCATTATGTGCCAAATATTACGATCGGCCCGGCAGTTGTAAAAGCTTTGCGGCCGCACACGAAGAAAATCTTCGATGTGCATTTGATGATCAGCCCCGTTGATAGCTATCTCGAAGAATTTGCCGCCGCGGGCGCGGATATCATCACTGTCCATCCAGAGGCTGGCGCGCATACCCACCGGACTGTCCAGGCGATTCAGGCGCTGGGCAAGAAGGCTGGCGTCTCGCTCAATCCGGGAACCCCGGAAGCCGCGCTTCAATATTTGATAGACGATATTGACCTGGTGCTGGTGATGAGCGTGAACCCGGGCTTCGGCGGGCAGAGCTTCATTGCGAGCCAGCTGCGCAAGATTGAGGCTATCCGCAAAATGATCGATGCCACAGGCCGCGACATTCATTTGGAAGTTGATGGCGGCGTAAATGCTGAAACCGCACGGCAATGTGTTGACGCGGGGGCCGATGTGCTGGTTGCAGGGTCAGCTACATTCAAAGGCGGCCCCGCCCAGTATGCCGCGAATATCGCCGCGCTGAAAGGCGAAGGGTAA
- a CDS encoding heparinase II/III family protein, translating to MDQAPARTGEFSATDSDTGTNTVADVAPVSSVVNRDVHNRKVRSQMAIPFDTQDVGGGDALIMGESAAHSAKRETLEPGRALVISDFAPPSTSAGERLIRFAYRMGMSASTLSAPFSKPAKPRLLGTVESPLLGERAAGVALRTGHFLVHGVKAPITQMDFSPTARLTPPFDKVIHGFSWLRDLASSAPREQCTATAERVLAAWLAVNSKPGKSTPWNVEHVGHRLLNWLVHAPLILSGKDAKLRGQTLEAMSDTARWLDRNVSKANDRSGEVAGWCAIVAAGLLLPEGRPRRLFGEAGLIRALGELVADDGGVLSRSPLAQMDAIALLVDLSACYRARDMDPPEALGTMLDLLVPPLLSLIHSDGGLGSWQGAGAVRADRLAALIDASGVRARPLKDVRQWGYQRVAGNKTTLIFDAAPPPLSRNARAGSASTLAFELCAQGQRIIVNCGGAAFGGGQVPARIEQGLRATAAHSTLTLDDANSTAVHINGKLGAGVNEVEVDRRSQRLKQGLAARIEASHDGYAARYGLTHRRVLIMREDGSELRGEDLLVPTGKKGKNGKIGFAIRFHIGRGIEIGLSEDKKGAGLALPDGTYWQFRMAAGSGTGSESGELKIEESMWVDGNGRPHPIQQLVVQGMTSRSGGSFSWLLKKMG from the coding sequence ATGGACCAGGCGCCAGCCAGAACAGGAGAATTTTCCGCGACTGATTCCGATACTGGAACCAATACTGTCGCAGACGTTGCTCCCGTTTCTAGCGTCGTCAACCGTGACGTCCATAACCGCAAGGTCCGCAGCCAGATGGCCATTCCCTTTGACACGCAGGATGTCGGGGGTGGCGATGCGTTGATTATGGGTGAGAGCGCTGCACATTCAGCGAAGCGAGAGACGCTTGAGCCTGGCCGTGCACTGGTCATTTCCGATTTTGCCCCGCCTTCGACCAGCGCGGGTGAGCGCCTGATTCGCTTTGCTTACCGGATGGGAATGTCGGCCTCGACTCTGAGCGCGCCATTTTCAAAACCCGCCAAGCCAAGATTGCTGGGTACGGTGGAATCCCCGCTTTTGGGCGAACGCGCAGCAGGCGTCGCATTGCGGACTGGCCATTTCCTTGTCCACGGTGTCAAAGCCCCGATAACGCAGATGGATTTCTCTCCCACAGCGCGCTTAACGCCGCCGTTCGACAAGGTCATCCACGGCTTTTCATGGCTTCGCGATTTGGCTTCTTCTGCGCCGCGCGAACAATGCACCGCCACCGCAGAGCGTGTGCTGGCTGCGTGGCTGGCCGTCAATTCCAAGCCGGGCAAAAGCACACCGTGGAATGTCGAACATGTCGGCCACCGATTGCTGAACTGGCTGGTTCACGCGCCGCTCATTCTTTCGGGCAAAGACGCCAAATTGCGTGGCCAGACATTGGAGGCGATGTCCGATACGGCGCGCTGGCTTGATCGCAATGTATCCAAGGCGAATGATCGTTCGGGCGAAGTTGCTGGCTGGTGTGCCATTGTTGCTGCCGGATTGCTCCTTCCCGAAGGTAGGCCGCGCCGCCTGTTTGGTGAAGCGGGCCTGATCCGCGCTTTGGGTGAATTGGTCGCTGATGATGGCGGAGTGCTTTCGCGCAGCCCCCTGGCGCAAATGGACGCGATTGCGCTGCTGGTCGATTTGTCAGCCTGCTACCGTGCCCGCGATATGGACCCACCCGAGGCGCTTGGCACCATGCTTGATTTGCTGGTCCCGCCGCTGCTTTCGCTGATCCATTCGGATGGCGGGCTCGGGAGCTGGCAAGGTGCAGGCGCGGTTCGTGCCGACCGGCTTGCAGCCTTGATCGATGCAAGCGGAGTGCGGGCCCGACCGCTTAAAGATGTCCGTCAATGGGGCTACCAGCGCGTTGCGGGCAACAAGACCACGCTGATATTCGACGCTGCCCCTCCGCCCCTTTCGCGCAATGCAAGGGCGGGTAGCGCATCGACGTTGGCGTTTGAACTATGCGCGCAAGGACAGCGAATTATCGTCAATTGCGGCGGCGCAGCTTTTGGTGGTGGTCAGGTTCCGGCACGGATCGAACAAGGGCTTCGTGCCACTGCTGCTCATTCGACATTGACGCTTGATGATGCCAATTCCACCGCTGTCCATATTAACGGAAAATTGGGTGCAGGCGTTAATGAGGTTGAGGTCGACCGCAGAAGCCAGAGGCTTAAGCAAGGTCTGGCGGCACGTATCGAAGCCAGCCATGATGGCTATGCCGCCCGGTATGGGCTGACCCACCGCCGCGTACTGATTATGCGCGAGGATGGCAGCGAATTGCGCGGCGAGGATTTGCTGGTTCCGACCGGCAAGAAAGGCAAAAATGGCAAGATCGGTTTTGCCATCCGCTTCCATATTGGCCGCGGCATAGAAATTGGCCTTTCGGAAGACAAGAAAGGTGCTGGACTGGCTTTGCCCGATGGCACCTATTGGCAATTCCGCATGGCTGCCGGCAGCGGCACTGGCAGCGAAAGCGGCGAATTGAAAATTGAAGAAAGCATGTGGGTTGACGGCAATGGCCGCCCGCATCCGATCCAGCAATTGGTCGTTCAGGGTATGACATCGCGCAGCGGGGGAAGTTTCTCCTGGCTGCTCAAAAAAATGGGATAG
- the purH gene encoding bifunctional phosphoribosylaminoimidazolecarboxamide formyltransferase/IMP cyclohydrolase, with translation MTDVSIKRALLSVSDKSGLAELGQALSARGVELVSTGGTAKALREAGLEVKDVSDLTGFPEMMDGRVKTLHPMVHGGLLAVRDNPEHAAAMAAHSIGAIDLVVVNLYPFEATVMRGASRDEIIENIDIGGPSMVRSAAKNHQFVTIVTDPEDYAALTSELEGSGGATSLEFRKKMAAKAFAATASYDSMISQWFAFADQEQTFPDMLAINGKAPVELRYGENPHQKAALYTPVGPHAKGIAQAEQLQGKELSYNNYNDADAALELCAEFAGGDPAVVIVKHANPCGVAQRGSLLEAWNEALACDSVSAFGGIVAVNVPLDGPTAEAICAIFTEVVIAPSVTDEAREAFAKKKNLRLLVTGDLPDPRRGGLSIKPITGGLLVQSRDNGAITPADLKVVSERQPTEQELKDCLFAWTVSRHVKSNAIVYAKDGATAGIGAGQMNRRDSSRIAAMKAAEAAEKYGWDTSRAVGSAVASDAFFPFADGLLAAAEAGATAIIQPGGSMRDDEVISAANEAGLAMVFTGMRHFRH, from the coding sequence ATGACTGACGTATCCATCAAACGGGCTCTGCTGTCAGTGTCCGACAAAAGCGGTTTGGCCGAATTGGGACAAGCGCTGTCGGCGCGCGGGGTGGAGCTGGTATCGACCGGTGGGACCGCGAAGGCTCTGCGCGAAGCAGGGCTTGAGGTCAAAGACGTATCCGACCTGACCGGCTTTCCCGAAATGATGGATGGCCGGGTTAAAACGCTTCACCCAATGGTCCATGGCGGGTTGCTTGCCGTGCGCGATAATCCTGAACATGCAGCGGCTATGGCAGCTCATTCTATCGGTGCGATAGACCTCGTTGTGGTCAATCTCTATCCCTTTGAGGCCACTGTCATGCGCGGCGCCTCGCGCGACGAGATTATCGAAAACATCGACATCGGCGGACCGAGCATGGTGCGTTCTGCTGCCAAGAACCATCAGTTTGTGACCATAGTGACCGATCCCGAAGATTACGCGGCGCTTACCTCGGAATTGGAGGGCAGCGGCGGCGCGACGTCGCTCGAATTCCGCAAGAAAATGGCGGCCAAGGCGTTCGCTGCCACTGCCTCTTACGATTCGATGATCAGCCAATGGTTTGCCTTTGCCGACCAAGAGCAGACATTCCCCGATATGTTGGCGATTAACGGCAAGGCTCCTGTCGAGCTTCGTTATGGCGAAAATCCGCACCAGAAGGCGGCGCTCTACACTCCGGTAGGCCCGCACGCGAAGGGCATCGCGCAGGCGGAACAGCTTCAGGGTAAAGAGCTTAGCTATAACAATTACAATGACGCCGATGCAGCGCTGGAATTATGCGCTGAATTTGCGGGTGGCGATCCGGCAGTGGTGATAGTCAAACACGCCAACCCCTGCGGTGTGGCGCAGCGCGGCTCGCTGCTCGAAGCGTGGAACGAGGCTTTGGCCTGCGACAGTGTATCGGCGTTTGGCGGCATCGTGGCGGTTAATGTCCCGCTCGACGGGCCTACCGCAGAGGCGATTTGCGCGATCTTCACCGAAGTGGTCATTGCTCCTTCGGTCACTGACGAAGCCCGCGAAGCTTTTGCGAAGAAGAAGAATTTGCGCTTGCTAGTAACTGGCGATCTGCCCGATCCGCGCCGAGGCGGACTGTCAATTAAGCCGATTACTGGCGGTTTGCTAGTCCAGAGCCGCGATAATGGTGCGATTACACCAGCCGATTTGAAAGTCGTCAGCGAACGCCAACCGACAGAGCAGGAATTGAAGGATTGCTTGTTCGCGTGGACCGTGTCGCGCCACGTAAAATCTAACGCCATCGTCTATGCCAAGGATGGCGCAACAGCCGGTATCGGCGCGGGCCAGATGAACCGCCGGGACAGTTCGCGCATTGCCGCCATGAAGGCGGCGGAAGCTGCTGAGAAATATGGCTGGGATACCTCCCGTGCTGTCGGCAGTGCTGTTGCATCGGACGCTTTTTTCCCCTTCGCGGATGGCTTGCTTGCCGCCGCCGAAGCCGGCGCGACGGCGATCATTCAGCCGGGCGGTTCAATGCGTGACGATGAGGTGATCTCCGCCGCAAATGAAGCGGGTCTTGCAATGGTGTTCACCGGAATGCGACACTTCAGACATTGA
- the msrA gene encoding peptide-methionine (S)-S-oxide reductase MsrA: MSILQRALLPIAAFGLVLSGCQQPASAAENVVLAPAAKQFANEGSGLKTAIFAGGCFWGVEAVFSHVKGVTSAVSGYHGGNAATATYEQTNSGVTGHAEAVRVTYDPKVVRYDQLVRILFSVVADPTLRNRQGPDRGSQYRAALVPVNAEQRKVATAYLAQMEQSGRWDRPIVTKVESYRKFYKAEDYHQDFALKNPRHGYIVRWDKPKVAALKRLYPQHYRANFVRN; this comes from the coding sequence ATGAGTATTTTGCAGCGCGCTTTGCTGCCCATTGCAGCCTTTGGACTGGTTCTGAGCGGCTGTCAGCAACCCGCCAGCGCGGCTGAAAATGTCGTTCTTGCGCCCGCCGCCAAGCAATTTGCCAATGAAGGCAGCGGTTTGAAAACCGCCATCTTTGCGGGTGGTTGCTTCTGGGGTGTCGAGGCCGTGTTCAGTCACGTCAAAGGAGTGACTAGCGCAGTTTCGGGCTATCACGGCGGCAACGCAGCCACCGCTACTTACGAACAGACCAACAGCGGCGTTACCGGCCATGCAGAAGCTGTGCGTGTCACTTACGATCCAAAAGTCGTTCGCTATGACCAGCTTGTCCGCATTCTGTTTTCAGTGGTCGCCGACCCCACATTGCGCAATCGCCAAGGGCCGGACCGTGGCAGCCAATATCGTGCAGCGCTTGTTCCAGTGAACGCTGAACAGCGTAAAGTTGCGACGGCATATCTCGCGCAAATGGAGCAATCGGGCAGATGGGACCGCCCGATCGTGACCAAGGTCGAAAGCTACCGGAAGTTTTATAAGGCCGAAGACTACCACCAGGATTTCGCCCTGAAGAACCCCCGCCACGGCTACATTGTCAGGTGGGACAAGCCGAAAGTGGCGGCTCTAAAGAGGCTCTATCCTCAGCATTATCGAGCAAACTTCGTCCGCAATTGA
- a CDS encoding Fur family transcriptional regulator, giving the protein MGEHNHNHEVHSGERLIDAARDSLLSAGEQWTSMRADVFEELASHERPASAYDIADNLSAKRGKRVAPNSVYRILDLFVGNNLALRVESSNAYLANSHPGCTHDCIFLVCDECGEATHVDSDEVSKTVRGIAQDAGFATRRPIIEIRGICASCN; this is encoded by the coding sequence ATGGGCGAACATAATCACAATCATGAAGTGCATTCGGGCGAGCGGCTGATTGACGCAGCGCGCGATTCCTTGCTGTCTGCTGGCGAACAATGGACCAGCATGCGTGCTGATGTTTTTGAGGAACTGGCAAGCCATGAGCGGCCTGCCTCCGCCTATGACATCGCCGATAATCTTTCTGCCAAACGGGGTAAGCGCGTCGCGCCCAACAGTGTCTACCGCATTCTGGACCTGTTCGTTGGTAACAATCTCGCGCTGCGGGTGGAAAGTTCCAACGCTTATCTTGCCAACAGCCATCCGGGCTGCACGCATGATTGCATTTTCCTTGTGTGTGACGAATGCGGCGAGGCAACGCATGTCGACAGCGATGAAGTGTCCAAGACCGTGCGCGGGATCGCACAGGATGCCGGCTTTGCAACCCGCCGACCGATTATTGAAATAAGAGGTATCTGCGCATCGTGCAATTGA
- a CDS encoding CHASE2 domain-containing protein produces the protein MQLSAAEGGDSADPQQGGVGKPSLFALPGRDRKRRRQFFRRLAIAAGLLLASLAPPLIVKDLPVTGGVERLVYDFYLSFLAEEVGKDQDIVILEYDDSTARSTQKTSPIDRALVAKAIVAADNAGATAIGVDFFFAQPTDDEDELTDALRSVETDVFMVYADPEADGGGFWSAEIGPDSAAYQDEFWAKFSQNSVKKTSPMIGTDSSNIARSWPEKTALSQPPLAAAMAGMDDDSFKFDGAITYTRLDPELGEMEDTVAAGMFPTYSLSTWSDPVLSEIFSQQLRGRYVLIGLDIFNADRFSTPISRMAGERKVPGVTVHAHMLRQALDGNFPAALPAWLILIIALGFAGAGALSAQHDRRVVLLSALIIIQLSALAAMPLLLNAAGYDLFSLPITGWALSWLIALIGFGYLARMRTSTERAFARDALGKYLPATVASEILDNPEKLTLEGEERPLFMLFTDLEGFTRISHSQPPRTTARILNYYLDEMSEIILAHGGTIDKFVGDAIVAFWGAPIASETDAANAVSCALALHDCSERIRQQLSDQGESLGRTRIGLHYGPVIVGNFGGRQRIQYTALGDAMNTAARLEGANKYLNTHILVSADIQQRAPDFSYRPMGQIVMAGVDTPIRVFEPVSGEAANFAEQVGHAMLLLESGDPEGAVKLRALSEDHPDDKGIASLVSRIDAIAGGGAYVLGSK, from the coding sequence GTGCAATTGAGCGCTGCCGAGGGGGGCGATAGCGCAGATCCGCAGCAGGGCGGCGTGGGAAAGCCCTCCTTATTTGCTTTGCCGGGCCGTGATCGGAAGCGGCGCCGACAGTTTTTCCGGCGACTGGCGATTGCAGCGGGATTATTGCTCGCCAGTCTAGCCCCGCCATTGATCGTCAAGGACTTGCCAGTTACCGGCGGGGTCGAGCGGCTGGTTTATGATTTCTATCTCTCGTTCCTGGCTGAAGAGGTGGGTAAAGACCAAGATATCGTTATTCTCGAATATGACGATTCGACCGCACGCTCGACGCAAAAGACCAGCCCGATTGACCGCGCCTTGGTTGCCAAAGCCATTGTGGCGGCTGATAATGCCGGAGCGACAGCGATAGGTGTTGATTTCTTTTTCGCGCAGCCCACCGATGACGAGGATGAACTGACCGACGCCTTGCGATCCGTGGAGACAGATGTTTTCATGGTATATGCAGATCCGGAAGCCGATGGCGGCGGGTTCTGGAGCGCCGAAATCGGGCCGGATTCAGCGGCCTACCAGGACGAATTCTGGGCCAAGTTTTCACAGAATTCGGTCAAAAAGACTTCGCCTATGATAGGCACCGACAGTTCCAATATCGCCCGTAGCTGGCCTGAAAAGACGGCGTTATCTCAGCCACCCTTGGCAGCGGCAATGGCCGGGATGGACGATGATTCATTCAAATTTGATGGCGCAATTACATATACCAGGCTTGACCCGGAGCTGGGCGAGATGGAGGATACGGTCGCGGCGGGGATGTTCCCGACCTATTCGCTTTCGACCTGGAGCGATCCGGTTTTGAGCGAAATCTTCTCCCAGCAATTGCGGGGCCGCTATGTTCTGATCGGGCTGGACATTTTCAATGCCGACCGGTTTTCTACACCAATCAGCCGAATGGCCGGTGAACGAAAAGTGCCTGGCGTGACGGTCCACGCGCATATGCTACGCCAAGCCCTCGATGGTAATTTCCCCGCCGCCTTGCCTGCTTGGTTGATCCTGATCATAGCCTTGGGCTTTGCCGGTGCGGGTGCATTAAGCGCGCAGCATGACCGGCGTGTGGTGCTATTAAGCGCGCTGATTATCATCCAATTGTCTGCTTTGGCTGCAATGCCCTTGTTATTGAACGCTGCTGGCTATGATTTGTTTTCACTGCCGATTACGGGCTGGGCGCTGTCCTGGCTTATCGCGCTGATCGGCTTTGGCTATCTGGCGCGGATGCGAACTTCGACAGAGCGGGCTTTCGCGCGTGATGCGTTGGGTAAATATCTTCCCGCCACTGTCGCCAGCGAAATTCTCGACAATCCGGAAAAACTCACCCTTGAAGGGGAGGAACGGCCGCTTTTCATGCTGTTCACCGATCTTGAGGGCTTTACCCGCATCAGTCACAGCCAGCCCCCCAGAACCACCGCCCGCATCCTCAATTATTATCTGGATGAAATGAGCGAAATCATTCTGGCCCATGGCGGCACGATCGATAAGTTCGTGGGCGATGCCATTGTGGCGTTTTGGGGCGCGCCAATCGCCAGCGAAACCGATGCTGCAAACGCGGTAAGCTGTGCCTTGGCTTTGCATGATTGCTCCGAACGGATCCGCCAGCAATTGAGCGACCAAGGCGAAAGCTTGGGGCGAACGCGGATCGGCCTGCATTATGGGCCCGTTATCGTTGGCAATTTTGGCGGCCGCCAGCGGATTCAATACACCGCGCTGGGCGATGCCATGAACACCGCCGCGCGATTGGAGGGGGCTAACAAATATCTTAACACCCATATTCTGGTAAGTGCAGACATCCAGCAACGCGCACCTGACTTCTCCTACCGGCCCATGGGCCAAATTGTGATGGCGGGGGTGGATACACCCATTAGGGTGTTTGAGCCAGTTTCTGGCGAAGCTGCCAATTTTGCAGAGCAAGTCGGGCATGCTATGCTCCTCCTAGAATCAGGAGATCCCGAGGGCGCTGTAAAATTGCGCGCCTTGTCGGAAGATCATCCTGACGATAAGGGTATCGCAAGTCTGGTTTCGCGGATTGACGCGATCGCCGGAGGGGGTGCTTATGTTCTTGGTTCAAAATAG
- the dxs gene encoding 1-deoxy-D-xylulose-5-phosphate synthase, translating into MSQTPETPLLDTVDTPTDLRKLDQSQLRQLSNELRDEMISAVGSTGGHLGSGLGVVELTVAIHYVFNTPEDRLIWDVGHQAYPHKILTGRRDRIRTLRQGGGLSGFTKRSESEYDPFGAAHSSTSISAGIGFAVANKLKGQPGRGIAVIGDGAMSAGMAYEAMNNAEQAGNRLVVILNDNDMSIAPPVGGLSAYLARMVSSSEYLGIRSLASKLARKLSRRVHSGLEKAEEYTRGMVTGGTLFEELGFYYVGPIDGHNLDHLIPVLENVRDAEEGPVLIHVVTKKGKGYAPAEDSADKYHGVAKFDVITGEQKKSAGGPPNYQNVFGETLAKLAQTDDRICAITAAMPSGTGVDKFSQAHPERSFDVGIAEQHGVTFAAGLAAQGMRPFAAIYSTFLQRAYDQVVHDVAIQNLPVRFAIDRAGLVGADGATHAGSFDVTYLATLPNFVVMAAADEAELAHMTYTAAEYDDGPIAFRYPRGAGTGVAIPDKLEKLEIGKGRIVRDGTKVALLSLGTRLAESLKAADELEAKGLSTTVADLRFAKPLDTEMIERLMRTHEVIITVEEAAIGGLGAHVLTFASDNGLTDAGLKIRTLRLPDIFQDHDAPEKQYDEAGLNAPQIVETVLKALRHNSAGIEEARA; encoded by the coding sequence ATGTCTCAAACACCCGAAACTCCACTTCTCGATACGGTCGATACCCCGACCGATCTGCGCAAGCTCGACCAGAGCCAACTGCGGCAATTATCCAATGAATTGCGCGATGAAATGATCTCTGCTGTCGGTTCGACCGGCGGGCATCTGGGGTCGGGTCTGGGTGTGGTCGAGTTGACTGTCGCAATCCATTATGTGTTCAATACGCCTGAGGATCGGTTGATTTGGGACGTCGGCCATCAGGCCTATCCGCACAAGATCCTGACTGGACGGCGCGACCGGATTCGGACTCTACGACAGGGCGGGGGACTATCGGGTTTCACCAAGCGCAGCGAAAGCGAATATGATCCATTCGGCGCGGCTCACAGTTCAACATCGATTTCCGCCGGTATCGGCTTCGCGGTTGCTAACAAGCTGAAAGGTCAGCCTGGCCGCGGCATCGCGGTAATCGGTGACGGCGCGATGAGCGCAGGCATGGCCTATGAAGCGATGAACAATGCAGAGCAGGCGGGAAATCGGCTGGTCGTGATTCTAAACGACAACGACATGTCGATTGCTCCGCCGGTTGGTGGTTTGTCCGCCTATCTGGCGCGAATGGTGTCGAGCAGTGAATATCTTGGTATCCGCAGCCTCGCCTCGAAGCTTGCCCGTAAACTGTCGCGGCGCGTCCATTCGGGGCTTGAAAAGGCTGAAGAATACACGCGCGGCATGGTTACCGGCGGAACCCTGTTTGAAGAACTCGGCTTCTATTACGTAGGCCCGATTGATGGCCACAATCTTGATCATTTGATACCGGTGCTCGAAAATGTCCGCGATGCCGAAGAAGGTCCAGTGCTTATTCACGTCGTGACCAAAAAGGGCAAAGGCTACGCGCCGGCCGAAGACAGCGCTGATAAATATCACGGTGTGGCCAAATTTGATGTGATCACCGGTGAACAGAAGAAAAGCGCAGGCGGCCCGCCAAATTATCAGAATGTATTTGGAGAGACTCTGGCGAAGCTGGCCCAAACCGACGACCGGATTTGCGCGATTACCGCAGCAATGCCCAGCGGAACTGGGGTCGATAAATTCTCCCAGGCGCATCCCGAACGAAGCTTTGATGTCGGCATTGCCGAACAGCACGGGGTAACCTTCGCTGCCGGCCTAGCGGCACAGGGCATGCGGCCCTTTGCGGCAATTTATTCGACATTCCTCCAGCGCGCTTATGATCAAGTTGTTCATGATGTGGCGATTCAAAACCTTCCGGTACGCTTCGCGATCGACCGGGCGGGCTTGGTCGGTGCGGATGGTGCAACGCATGCCGGATCATTTGATGTGACCTATCTCGCCACCCTGCCAAACTTTGTGGTGATGGCGGCTGCTGACGAGGCAGAGCTTGCCCATATGACTTACACCGCCGCGGAATATGATGATGGGCCGATTGCATTTCGTTATCCGCGCGGCGCGGGCACAGGCGTGGCCATACCAGATAAGCTGGAGAAGCTGGAGATCGGTAAGGGCCGGATCGTACGTGATGGGACGAAGGTCGCACTCCTGTCGCTCGGGACCCGTCTGGCGGAAAGTCTAAAAGCGGCTGACGAATTGGAAGCTAAGGGCCTCTCGACAACCGTGGCTGACCTACGCTTTGCCAAACCGCTCGACACTGAAATGATTGAGAGACTGATGCGCACGCATGAAGTGATCATTACGGTCGAGGAAGCCGCAATCGGCGGACTGGGCGCGCATGTGCTGACCTTTGCCAGCGACAATGGCCTGACCGATGCGGGCCTGAAAATCCGTACCTTGCGTTTGCCTGACATCTTCCAGGATCATGATGCGCCAGAAAAACAATATGATGAAGCGGGTCTAAACGCTCCGCAAATTGTTGAGACTGTGCTTAAGGCTCTGCGGCACAACAGCGCGGGTATCGAAGAAGCGCGGGCCTAG
- a CDS encoding FKBP-type peptidyl-prolyl cis-trans isomerase, with amino-acid sequence MSALAVCGLPSPAAALAETKNAAPDYSQDAAWHNAQQAALAERSYTDGWRYIDGGLLWRRVKGNGAGPKPSVADTVTVHYAGTFVDGTKFDSSFDRGTPATFPLGRLIPAWQMAIPQMAIGDTIEIAAPASVAYGPVGSARIPGGATLLFTIELLGIAER; translated from the coding sequence GTGAGCGCCCTTGCGGTATGCGGCCTTCCCTCTCCTGCGGCTGCCCTGGCAGAAACCAAGAATGCCGCGCCCGATTATTCACAGGATGCCGCGTGGCATAACGCACAGCAGGCTGCGCTGGCGGAACGCAGCTATACCGATGGTTGGCGTTATATCGATGGCGGGCTGCTGTGGCGACGCGTGAAAGGCAATGGCGCCGGACCGAAACCGTCGGTCGCTGATACGGTAACAGTACATTATGCGGGCACCTTCGTCGATGGGACAAAGTTCGACAGCTCCTTTGATCGCGGCACGCCTGCTACATTCCCGCTCGGCCGCTTAATTCCGGCTTGGCAAATGGCAATCCCGCAAATGGCAATCGGCGATACAATCGAAATAGCTGCTCCAGCGAGTGTGGCCTATGGCCCCGTTGGCAGCGCGAGAATCCCGGGCGGTGCGACCTTGCTGTTCACGATTGAATTGCTGGGAATTGCGGAACGATAA